The proteins below come from a single Aegilops tauschii subsp. strangulata cultivar AL8/78 chromosome 6, Aet v6.0, whole genome shotgun sequence genomic window:
- the LOC109741228 gene encoding heavy metal-associated isoprenylated plant protein 23, giving the protein MGGGIKQLLASLLGAVGGGQRGAKKESTRPQPQTVELRVRMDCERCERQVKKALAGMRGVERVEVNRKQQRVTVTGVVDPHKVLRRAQSTGKKAELWPRNHHHPGYDDNSAAVTAHYGAIGAAQAHGRWAPSPYRRNVDAASAEQIASLFSDENPNACSVM; this is encoded by the exons ATGGGAGGCGGCATAAAGCAGCTGCTGGCGAGCTTGTTGGGAGCGGTGGGTGGAGGCCAGAGGGGCGCCAAGAAGGAGAGCACGCGGCCGCAGCCGCAGACAGTGGAGCTCAGGGTCCGGATGGACTGCGAGCGCTGCGAGCGCCAGGTCAAGAAAGCACTCGCCGGCATGCGAG GTGTGGAGCGCGTAGAGGTGAACAGGAAGCAGCAGAGGGTGACTGTCACTGGCGTCGTGGACCCCCACAAGGTCCTGCGGAGGGCCCAGTCCACAGGCAAGAAGGCTGAGCTGTGGCCCCGGAATCATCATCATCCTGGCTACGACGACAACAGCGCTGCCGTCACGGCCCATTATGGCGCCATCGGAGCAGCCCAGGCCCATGGCAGGTGGGCCCCGTCTCCCTACCGGCGGAACGTGGACGCAGCCAGCGCCGAGCAGATCGCCAGCCTCTTCAGCGACGAAAACCCGAACGCCTGCTCCGTCATGTAG
- the LOC109741218 gene encoding aspartic proteinase-like protein 1 isoform X2, which translates to MSGHRTLPLWSHWILEVICSGYPVIVSSALHWLATVKLWCSVIYGASIMQDRDLGIYKPAESTTSRHLPCSHELCSSGSGCSSPKQPCPYSTDYLQENTTSSGLLIEDVLHLNSRESHAPVKASVIIGCGRKQSGSYLDGIAPDGLLGLGMADISVPSFLARAGLVRNSFSMCFKEYSGRIFFGDQGVSTQQSTPFVPLYGKFQTYAVNVDKSCVGHKCFEGTNFEAIVDSGTSFTALPLNVYKAVTVEFDRQVNASRITQEDDSFEYCYSASPLEMPDVPTVTLNFAANKSFQVVNPTIVRKDGEGSIAGFCLAVQKSPEAIGIIGQNFLTGYHIVFDKENMKLGWYRSECHDLDNSTTVPLGPSQHHSPGDPLPSSEQQTSPTVTPPAVAGKAPTSSGGPSNLHRLLANCCSLLFLTISTVFFIS; encoded by the exons ATGTCGGGACACCGCACACTTCCTTTATGGTCGCATTGGATACTGGAAGTGATCTGTTCTGGGTACCCTGTGATTGTATCGAGTGCGCTCCACTGGCTGGCTACCGTGAAACTTTG GTGCTCCGTCATATATGGAGCATCTATTATGCAGGATAGAGATCTCGGGATTTACAAACCAGCTGAATCAACAACGAGTCGGCATTTGCCCTGCAGCCATGAGCTTTGCTCATCGGGTTCAGGCTGTTCAAGCCCAAAGCAGCCTTGCCCATACAGCACTGACTATCTTCAAGAAAACACAACCAGCTCAGGTTTACTAATTGAGGATGTTCTACACTTGAACTCCAGAGAGAGCCATGCACCAGTGAAGGCTTCAGTCATTATAGG TTGTGGTAGGAAGCAAAGTGGTAGCTATTTGGATGGTATTGCACCAGATGGACTTCTTGGCCTTGGGATGGCAGATATCTCAGTTCCTAGCTTCCTTGCAAGAGCTGGATTAGTTCGAAATTCCTTTTCGATGTGTTTCAAGGAATATTCTGGGAGAATTTTCTTCGGTGATCAAGGAGTGTCTACCCAACAGTCGACGCCATTTGTTCCTTTATATGGCAAATT TCAAACTTATGCCGTTAATGTTGACAAATCTTGTGTTGGCCACAAATGTTTTGAGGGTACTAACTTCGAGGCCATAGTTGATAGTGGAACATCATTCACAGCTCTTCCTCTGAATGTTTACAAGGCTGTCACTGTCGAG TTTGACAGACAAGTTAATGCCTCAAGAATAACCCAGGAAGATGATTCTTTTGAATATTGCTACAGTGCTAG TCCTCTGGAGATGCCTGACGTGCCAACTGTAACTCTTAATTTCGCTGCAAACAAGAGCTTTCAAGTCGTTAATCCTACAATTGTACGCAAGGACGGAGAG GGATCGATTGCTGGCTTTTGCTTAGCTGTTCAGAAGTCACCAGAGGCTATTGGAATTATTGGGC AGAACTTCCTGACTGGATACCACATTGTTTTTGACAAGGAGAACATGAAGCTGGGCTGGTACCGGTCTGAAT GCCATGATCTTGACAACAGCACGACGGTACCCCTGGGTCCGTCGCAGCACCACAGCCCGGGGGATCCGCTGCCGTCGAGCGAGCAGCAGACCTCTCCCACCGTGACGCCTCCTGCCGTCGCAGGCAAGGCGCCGACCTCCTCGGGCGGGCCGTCGAACTTACATAGGCTGCTCGCCAACTGTTGCTCGCTGCTGTTTCTGaccatctccaccgtgttcttcatctCATGA
- the LOC109741218 gene encoding aspartic proteinase-like protein 1 isoform X1 has product MRLPLLLLTLLAAAAWAPAAAATLSTRMVHRLSDEARAAAGPHAARWPPHGSGGYYRALVRSDLQRQKRKHQLFSVSEAGGIFSPGNDFGWLYYTWVDVGTPHTSFMVALDTGSDLFWVPCDCIECAPLAGYRETLDRDLGIYKPAESTTSRHLPCSHELCSSGSGCSSPKQPCPYSTDYLQENTTSSGLLIEDVLHLNSRESHAPVKASVIIGCGRKQSGSYLDGIAPDGLLGLGMADISVPSFLARAGLVRNSFSMCFKEYSGRIFFGDQGVSTQQSTPFVPLYGKFQTYAVNVDKSCVGHKCFEGTNFEAIVDSGTSFTALPLNVYKAVTVEFDRQVNASRITQEDDSFEYCYSASPLEMPDVPTVTLNFAANKSFQVVNPTIVRKDGEGSIAGFCLAVQKSPEAIGIIGQNFLTGYHIVFDKENMKLGWYRSECHDLDNSTTVPLGPSQHHSPGDPLPSSEQQTSPTVTPPAVAGKAPTSSGGPSNLHRLLANCCSLLFLTISTVFFIS; this is encoded by the exons atgcgcctcccgctcctcctcctcaccctGCTCGCCGCGGCGGCGTGGGCGCCGGCCGCCGCGGCGACGCTCTCCACGAGGATGGTGCACCGGCTCTCAGacgaggcgcgggcggcggcggggccccaCGCGGCGCGGTGGCCGCCGCACGGGAGCGGGGGATACTACCGGGCGCTGGTGCGGAGCGACCTCCAGCGGCAGAAGCGCAAGCACCAGCTCTTCTCCGTCTCCGAAGCCGGCGGCATCTTCTCGCCCGGCAACGATTTCGGCTG GTTGTATTACACATGGGTGGATGTCGGGACACCGCACACTTCCTTTATGGTCGCATTGGATACTGGAAGTGATCTGTTCTGGGTACCCTGTGATTGTATCGAGTGCGCTCCACTGGCTGGCTACCGTGAAACTTTG GATAGAGATCTCGGGATTTACAAACCAGCTGAATCAACAACGAGTCGGCATTTGCCCTGCAGCCATGAGCTTTGCTCATCGGGTTCAGGCTGTTCAAGCCCAAAGCAGCCTTGCCCATACAGCACTGACTATCTTCAAGAAAACACAACCAGCTCAGGTTTACTAATTGAGGATGTTCTACACTTGAACTCCAGAGAGAGCCATGCACCAGTGAAGGCTTCAGTCATTATAGG TTGTGGTAGGAAGCAAAGTGGTAGCTATTTGGATGGTATTGCACCAGATGGACTTCTTGGCCTTGGGATGGCAGATATCTCAGTTCCTAGCTTCCTTGCAAGAGCTGGATTAGTTCGAAATTCCTTTTCGATGTGTTTCAAGGAATATTCTGGGAGAATTTTCTTCGGTGATCAAGGAGTGTCTACCCAACAGTCGACGCCATTTGTTCCTTTATATGGCAAATT TCAAACTTATGCCGTTAATGTTGACAAATCTTGTGTTGGCCACAAATGTTTTGAGGGTACTAACTTCGAGGCCATAGTTGATAGTGGAACATCATTCACAGCTCTTCCTCTGAATGTTTACAAGGCTGTCACTGTCGAG TTTGACAGACAAGTTAATGCCTCAAGAATAACCCAGGAAGATGATTCTTTTGAATATTGCTACAGTGCTAG TCCTCTGGAGATGCCTGACGTGCCAACTGTAACTCTTAATTTCGCTGCAAACAAGAGCTTTCAAGTCGTTAATCCTACAATTGTACGCAAGGACGGAGAG GGATCGATTGCTGGCTTTTGCTTAGCTGTTCAGAAGTCACCAGAGGCTATTGGAATTATTGGGC AGAACTTCCTGACTGGATACCACATTGTTTTTGACAAGGAGAACATGAAGCTGGGCTGGTACCGGTCTGAAT GCCATGATCTTGACAACAGCACGACGGTACCCCTGGGTCCGTCGCAGCACCACAGCCCGGGGGATCCGCTGCCGTCGAGCGAGCAGCAGACCTCTCCCACCGTGACGCCTCCTGCCGTCGCAGGCAAGGCGCCGACCTCCTCGGGCGGGCCGTCGAACTTACATAGGCTGCTCGCCAACTGTTGCTCGCTGCTGTTTCTGaccatctccaccgtgttcttcatctCATGA